Proteins encoded in a region of the Zetaproteobacteria bacterium genome:
- the guaB gene encoding IMP dehydrogenase, with the protein MTVSTIREALTFDDVLLVPQASSVLPGAVDLTTRFTRRLRLNIPMVSAAMDTVTESSTAICLAQEGGIGVIHKNMSVHEQAREVRRVKRFEAGVVQDPLTVTLGMTLEQVLALSHDHGYSGFPVLDGDGKVCGIITNRDIRFETDLGKRVAELMTPKERLVSVPPGTSAEQCKALFHKHRIEKLPIIDEFGRLQGMMTVRDLVKSTTHPNAVRDDHGRLLVAAAIGVGERELARLEALCAEGVDAVVVDTAHGHSAGVIGQVREIKRRYGDGVQVIGGNIATPEAVRDLVDAGADAVKVGIGPGSICTTRIVAGVGVPQLTAVMECAREAEAAGVPVIADGGIKFSGDFAKAIAAGARTAMFGSMFAGTEEAPGEKILYQGRTFKAYRGMGSIGAMERGSKDRYFQGDVDEAMKLVPEGIEGRVPYRGPLSEVIHQLVGGLRAAMGYIGAASIEEMHRRARFVRITGAGLRESHVHDVTITKEAPNYRQE; encoded by the coding sequence ATGACCGTTTCCACCATCCGCGAGGCATTGACCTTCGACGACGTGCTGCTGGTGCCGCAGGCCAGCTCGGTGCTGCCCGGCGCCGTCGATCTGACCACCCGCTTCACCCGCAGGTTGCGGCTCAATATCCCGATGGTCTCGGCGGCGATGGACACGGTGACCGAATCCTCCACCGCCATCTGCCTGGCGCAGGAGGGGGGGATCGGGGTGATCCACAAGAACATGAGTGTGCACGAGCAGGCCCGGGAGGTGCGGCGGGTCAAGCGGTTCGAGGCGGGCGTGGTGCAGGATCCGCTGACCGTCACGCTGGGGATGACCCTGGAGCAGGTGCTGGCGCTGTCGCACGACCACGGCTATTCCGGCTTTCCGGTGCTCGATGGCGACGGCAAGGTGTGCGGCATCATCACCAACCGCGACATCCGTTTCGAAACCGATCTGGGCAAGCGGGTGGCCGAGCTGATGACCCCGAAGGAGCGGCTGGTCAGCGTACCGCCGGGGACATCGGCGGAGCAGTGCAAGGCGCTGTTCCACAAACATCGCATCGAGAAGTTGCCGATCATCGACGAGTTCGGCCGGTTGCAGGGGATGATGACGGTGCGCGATCTGGTCAAGTCGACCACCCATCCCAACGCGGTGCGCGACGATCACGGCCGGTTGCTGGTGGCGGCGGCGATCGGTGTCGGTGAGCGGGAGCTGGCGCGGCTCGAGGCGCTCTGCGCCGAGGGGGTGGATGCGGTGGTGGTCGACACCGCCCATGGCCATTCGGCCGGGGTGATCGGCCAGGTGCGCGAGATCAAACGGCGCTACGGCGACGGGGTGCAGGTGATCGGCGGCAACATCGCCACCCCTGAGGCGGTGCGCGATCTGGTCGACGCCGGAGCCGATGCGGTCAAGGTGGGGATCGGCCCGGGATCGATCTGCACCACCCGCATTGTCGCCGGGGTGGGGGTGCCGCAGCTCACCGCGGTGATGGAGTGCGCCCGGGAGGCGGAGGCGGCCGGCGTGCCGGTGATCGCCGACGGTGGCATCAAGTTCTCCGGCGACTTCGCCAAGGCGATCGCCGCCGGCGCGCGCACGGCGATGTTCGGCTCGATGTTCGCCGGCACCGAGGAGGCGCCCGGGGAGAAGATCCTCTACCAGGGGCGCACCTTCAAGGCCTATCGCGGTATGGGGTCGATCGGCGCGATGGAGCGCGGCAGCAAGGATCGCTACTTTCAGGGCGATGTCGACGAGGCGATGAAGCTGGTTCCGGAGGGGATCGAGGGGCGGGTTCCCTACCGCGGGCCGCTCTCAGAGGTGATTCATCAGCTGGTCGGCGGGCTGCGGGCGGCGATGGGCTACATCGGTGCTGCGTCGATCGAGGAGATGCACCGGCGCGCCCGTTTCGTCCGGATCACCGGCGCCGGCCTGCGTGAGAGCCATGTCCACGACGTGACGATCACCAAAGAGGCGCCCAACTACCGGCAGGAGTAG
- a CDS encoding glutamine-hydrolyzing GMP synthase has product MERLLILDFGSQYTQLIARRVREARVYCEIHPCTVGLDFVRDFGARGIILSGGPASALAEDAPTVDPALFDLGVPVLGICYGMQLMTRLLGGRVGHAERREFGRAHVVIDDASDLFAPWRGAAEMEVWMSHGDRIEQPPAGFVTVAHTGNAPHAAIADHGRRLFGIQFHPEVVHTPEGGALLSHFARVICGCSGSWTMGSYIERARARIRKQVGGGRVLCALSGGVDSTVAAVLIHAAIGDQLVCVFVDNGLLRLGEARQVEELFREQFHIPLRVVDAGDRFLARLAGVTDPERKRKIIGREFIALFEEEARRIGRVDFLAQGTLYPDVIESVSFKGPSAVIKSHHNVGGLPERMRLELVEPLRELFKDEVRELGRELGISEEIVGRQPFPGPGLAIRCLGAVDRDKLDRLRRADAIVLQEIKAAGLYHRIWQSFAVLLPVRSVGVMGDERTYEECIALRAVESTDGMTADFAELPHALLARIANRIINEVKGINRVVYDVTSKPPGTIEWE; this is encoded by the coding sequence ATGGAGCGGTTGCTGATCCTCGACTTCGGGTCGCAGTACACCCAGCTGATCGCGCGGCGGGTGCGTGAGGCCCGCGTCTATTGTGAGATCCACCCCTGCACGGTGGGGCTCGATTTCGTCCGCGACTTCGGCGCCCGTGGCATCATCCTCTCCGGCGGGCCCGCCTCGGCGCTGGCCGAGGATGCTCCGACGGTCGATCCCGCGCTGTTCGATCTCGGCGTGCCGGTGCTCGGGATCTGCTACGGCATGCAGTTGATGACCCGCCTGCTCGGCGGCCGGGTCGGACACGCCGAGCGGCGCGAGTTCGGCCGCGCCCATGTGGTGATCGACGACGCCTCCGACCTCTTCGCCCCCTGGCGGGGGGCGGCGGAGATGGAGGTGTGGATGAGCCACGGCGACCGCATCGAGCAGCCGCCGGCCGGCTTCGTCACCGTCGCCCATACCGGCAACGCCCCCCACGCGGCGATCGCCGATCATGGCCGGCGGCTCTTCGGCATCCAGTTCCATCCCGAGGTGGTCCACACCCCGGAGGGGGGGGCGCTGCTCTCCCATTTCGCCCGCGTGATCTGTGGGTGCAGCGGTTCGTGGACCATGGGCTCCTACATCGAGCGGGCCAGAGCCCGGATCCGCAAACAGGTGGGCGGGGGGCGGGTGCTCTGCGCCCTCTCCGGCGGGGTCGACTCCACCGTGGCGGCGGTGCTGATCCATGCGGCGATCGGCGATCAGCTCGTCTGTGTCTTCGTGGACAACGGACTGTTGCGCCTGGGCGAGGCCCGGCAGGTGGAGGAGCTCTTCCGCGAGCAGTTCCACATCCCGTTGCGGGTGGTTGACGCCGGCGACCGCTTCCTGGCGCGGCTTGCCGGGGTGACCGATCCCGAGCGAAAGCGCAAGATCATCGGACGGGAGTTCATCGCTCTCTTCGAGGAGGAGGCCAGGCGGATCGGCCGGGTCGATTTCCTCGCCCAGGGCACCCTCTACCCCGATGTGATCGAGTCGGTCTCCTTCAAGGGGCCGAGCGCGGTGATCAAGAGCCACCACAACGTCGGCGGCCTGCCGGAGCGGATGCGGCTGGAGCTGGTCGAGCCGCTGCGCGAGCTGTTCAAGGATGAGGTGCGCGAGTTGGGGCGCGAGCTGGGCATCAGCGAAGAGATCGTCGGGCGTCAGCCGTTCCCCGGGCCGGGGCTGGCCATCCGCTGCCTGGGAGCGGTCGATCGGGACAAGCTGGATCGGCTGCGCCGGGCCGACGCCATCGTGCTGCAGGAGATCAAGGCGGCCGGCCTCTACCACCGCATCTGGCAGAGCTTCGCCGTGCTGCTGCCGGTGCGCTCGGTCGGGGTGATGGGGGATGAGCGCACCTATGAGGAGTGCATCGCGCTGCGTGCGGTGGAGTCGACCGACGGGATGACCGCCGATTTCGCCGAGCTTCCGCATGCCCTGCTCGCCCGCATCGCCAACCGCATCATCAACGAGGTCAAGGGGATCAATCGCGTGGTGTACGACGTGACCAGCAAACCGCCGGGGACGATCGAATGGGAGTAG
- a CDS encoding peptidylprolyl isomerase has product MGVAMVRRRGLAALFGAVVAGLSAPPADAERLDALAAVVGTGAITCYEFEQAVDTMIRQLKMAGSPVPPRPQVERRVLRAKIDEQLQLQRARQLKLKVDDDEIEQAMAEVEQRNNIPAGSLPDVLRMQGVDFADYREQLRRQLLINKVVDVDLRSKIQVSEESMREYYRKYLANPEPMREVRLARILLALPSEPTPERVERARRRLERIRRRIIGGEKISALAPLLSDGPRASSGGDLGWHFPGAMPKPLRKFLEGPVGSVSAPIRLADGMNLIQITDERWHKPKVGKPYDEVHARHILLRIPEGADEATRARIRYRAEQIAQEMKKASDEEFATRAKEISQGPSSERGGDLGWFRRGEMAKPFEQAAFSLPVGGTSGVVETSFGLHIIRVVGRRHVDPNAFEVHKPKIEQQLRALELRDQMPRWLASLRQNTVVERRSCGVAPDHTPHHASGGRSAAPADG; this is encoded by the coding sequence ATGGGAGTAGCAATGGTGCGGAGGAGGGGGCTGGCGGCGCTTTTTGGAGCGGTGGTGGCGGGTCTGTCCGCCCCCCCCGCGGACGCCGAACGGCTCGACGCGCTGGCGGCGGTGGTCGGCACCGGCGCGATCACCTGCTATGAGTTCGAACAGGCGGTCGACACCATGATCCGCCAGTTGAAGATGGCAGGTTCGCCGGTGCCGCCGCGGCCGCAGGTGGAGCGGCGGGTATTGCGGGCGAAGATCGACGAACAGCTCCAGTTGCAGCGGGCGCGCCAGTTGAAGCTGAAGGTGGACGATGACGAGATCGAGCAGGCGATGGCCGAGGTCGAGCAGCGCAACAACATCCCCGCCGGCTCACTGCCCGACGTGCTCAGAATGCAGGGGGTCGATTTCGCCGACTATCGGGAGCAGTTGCGCAGGCAGTTGCTGATCAACAAGGTGGTCGATGTCGATCTGCGCAGCAAGATCCAGGTGAGCGAAGAGTCGATGCGTGAGTACTACCGCAAGTACCTGGCCAATCCCGAGCCGATGCGGGAGGTCCGTCTGGCGCGCATCCTGCTGGCGCTGCCCTCCGAGCCGACACCGGAGCGGGTGGAGCGCGCCCGTCGCCGGCTGGAGCGGATCAGGCGGAGGATCATCGGGGGGGAGAAGATCTCCGCGCTGGCGCCGCTGCTCTCCGACGGGCCGCGCGCCTCCAGCGGCGGCGATCTCGGCTGGCACTTCCCCGGTGCGATGCCGAAGCCGTTGCGCAAGTTCCTCGAGGGGCCGGTGGGGTCGGTCAGTGCTCCGATCCGTCTTGCCGACGGCATGAACCTGATCCAGATCACCGATGAGCGGTGGCACAAGCCGAAGGTGGGCAAGCCCTACGACGAGGTGCACGCCCGCCATATCCTGCTGCGGATCCCGGAGGGGGCCGACGAGGCGACGCGGGCGCGGATCCGCTACCGTGCCGAGCAGATCGCGCAGGAGATGAAGAAGGCGAGCGACGAGGAGTTCGCCACCCGGGCGAAGGAGATCTCCCAGGGGCCGAGCAGCGAACGCGGAGGCGATCTCGGCTGGTTCCGCCGAGGCGAGATGGCCAAGCCCTTCGAGCAGGCCGCCTTCTCGCTGCCGGTGGGGGGGACCAGCGGTGTGGTCGAGACCTCCTTCGGGCTGCACATCATCCGCGTGGTGGGACGGCGCCATGTCGATCCCAATGCCTTCGAGGTGCACAAGCCGAAGATCGAGCAGCAGCTGCGTGCACTGGAGTTGCGCGATCAGATGCCGCGTTGGCTGGCCTCGTTGCGGCAGAATACCGTGGTCGAGCGCAGGAGCTGCGGTGTGGCTCCGGACCACACCCCGCATCACGCATCCGGCGGGAGGAGCGCCGCCCCGGCCGACGGCTGA
- the prmC gene encoding peptide chain release factor N(5)-glutamine methyltransferase, giving the protein MAPRPDSDRPQPTLRRALAAATERLIEAGCETAALDARLLLQAACGLGHEALIMRMEEPLPPTAADRLEAMVARRARREPIAYILGYRHFWKQRIRCDRRALIPRPETELLIEALLARLPERQAPLHLCDMATGSGCLAVAMAMEYPHATVHGCDLSKEALELAGENITAYDLQARVSLHHGDLFAALPPATPPFDAILCNPPYVARDELAALAPELAYEPRMALTDEKDGASILRRLLHEAPRWLRPGGWLIVETGACGLPKPSPDASLRLDERIFDLAGLLRGGVWRRVEQEERPVQPSAGAALLPPDA; this is encoded by the coding sequence GTGGCTCCAAGGCCGGATAGCGACCGCCCGCAGCCGACCCTGCGCCGGGCGCTCGCCGCCGCGACCGAGCGGCTGATCGAGGCCGGCTGCGAGACCGCCGCGCTCGACGCCCGCCTGCTGCTGCAGGCCGCCTGCGGCCTCGGCCACGAGGCGCTGATCATGCGGATGGAAGAGCCGCTTCCCCCGACGGCCGCCGACCGGCTGGAGGCGATGGTCGCCCGCCGCGCCCGGCGCGAGCCGATCGCCTACATCCTCGGCTACCGCCACTTCTGGAAGCAGCGCATCCGCTGCGACCGGCGCGCGTTGATCCCCCGGCCGGAGACGGAGCTGCTGATCGAGGCGCTGCTCGCCCGGCTGCCCGAGCGCCAAGCCCCGCTTCACCTGTGCGACATGGCCACCGGCAGCGGCTGCCTGGCGGTGGCGATGGCGATGGAGTATCCCCACGCCACCGTCCACGGCTGCGACCTGTCCAAGGAGGCACTGGAGCTGGCCGGGGAGAACATCACCGCGTACGACCTGCAGGCGCGCGTCAGCCTGCACCACGGCGATCTCTTCGCCGCCCTGCCGCCGGCGACCCCGCCCTTCGACGCCATCCTGTGCAACCCCCCCTACGTGGCGCGCGACGAGCTGGCGGCGCTGGCGCCGGAGCTGGCCTATGAGCCGCGCATGGCATTGACCGACGAGAAGGATGGCGCCTCCATCCTCCGGCGGCTGCTGCATGAGGCGCCGCGCTGGCTGCGCCCCGGCGGCTGGCTGATCGTCGAGACCGGCGCATGCGGCCTGCCAAAGCCTTCGCCCGATGCCTCCTTGCGGCTCGATGAGCGGATCTTCGACCTCGCCGGCCTGCTGCGCGGCGGCGTCTGGCGACGGGTGGAGCAGGAGGAACGGCCGGTTCAGCCGTCGGCCGGGGCGGCGCTCCTCCCGCCGGATGCGTGA
- the prfA gene encoding peptide chain release factor 1, with product MNAQHLDELLRRHRALTSDLADPEITADPKRYTELSREYAQLEPVVAAIERLRALERELAENRALLDDPECDGELRALATDEIERLKGALEEQRRSLTLLLLPKDPNDERNVILEVRAGTGGEEAALFAADLFRMYSRFAERRGFRREILSANETGIGGYKEIVAQFSGAGAYAAFKFESGVHRVQRVPATETQGRIHTSACTVAVLPEADEVEVEIRPEELRIDVYRASGPGGQCVNTTDSAVRITHLPSGIVVTCQDEKSQHKNRAKAMKVLQARLLDKLQREARDARAEERKGMVGSGDRSERIRTYNFPQGRVTDHRINLTLYKLEQILDGELDELVEALLAHHQAAQMAGGSKAG from the coding sequence ATGAACGCGCAACACCTCGATGAGCTGCTCCGCCGCCATCGTGCGCTGACGAGCGACCTCGCCGATCCGGAGATCACCGCCGACCCCAAGCGATACACCGAGCTCTCCCGGGAGTATGCACAGCTCGAGCCGGTGGTGGCGGCGATCGAACGGCTGCGCGCGCTGGAGCGGGAGCTGGCCGAGAATCGCGCTCTGCTCGACGACCCCGAGTGCGACGGCGAGCTCCGGGCGCTGGCCACCGACGAGATCGAGCGGCTCAAGGGGGCGCTGGAGGAGCAGCGGCGGTCGCTGACGCTGCTCTTGCTGCCCAAGGATCCCAACGACGAACGCAACGTCATCCTCGAGGTACGCGCCGGTACCGGCGGGGAGGAGGCGGCGCTGTTCGCCGCCGACCTCTTCCGCATGTACAGCCGCTTCGCCGAACGGCGCGGCTTCCGCCGTGAGATCCTCTCGGCCAACGAGACCGGCATCGGCGGCTACAAAGAGATCGTCGCCCAGTTCTCCGGCGCCGGCGCCTACGCCGCCTTCAAGTTCGAATCGGGGGTCCACCGCGTGCAGCGGGTGCCGGCCACCGAGACCCAGGGTCGGATCCACACCTCCGCCTGCACGGTGGCGGTGCTGCCCGAAGCCGACGAGGTGGAGGTGGAGATCCGGCCCGAGGAGCTGCGCATCGACGTCTACCGCGCCTCCGGCCCGGGCGGGCAGTGTGTCAACACCACCGACTCGGCGGTGCGCATCACCCACCTGCCCAGTGGCATCGTGGTCACCTGCCAGGACGAGAAGAGCCAGCACAAGAACCGCGCCAAGGCGATGAAGGTGCTGCAGGCCAGGCTGCTCGACAAGCTGCAACGGGAGGCGCGCGACGCCAGGGCCGAGGAGCGCAAGGGGATGGTCGGCAGCGGCGACCGCTCCGAGCGGATCCGCACCTACAACTTCCCCCAGGGGCGGGTGACCGACCACCGGATCAACCTCACCCTCTACAAGCTGGAGCAGATCCTCGACGGCGAGCTGGACGAACTGGTCGAAGCGCTGCTCGCCCACCACCAGGCGGCGCAGATGGCCGGTGGCTCCAAGGCCGGATAG
- a CDS encoding glutamyl-tRNA reductase produces the protein MRICHIGLNHKTTPITLRERLATPEAEIPEVLRRLVDHEAVREALLLSTCNRVEMTLVTHNPEAAIAIAHRWFADRAGVSLAAIQPHLYSYTTEQAVRHIFRVAAGLDSLVLGEPQILGQVKAAYDQALNAKTAGHILHRLYQSTFAAAKRARSETAIGRQSVNVAACAVELARQIFGDLENKTVMLLGAGEMAELAARHLYSHGCKHILVANRTLARAEALAAGFAGHALTLDQLGDFLDAADIVISSTSASTYVLMPHMIEAALDKRHGRPMLLLDIAVPRDIDPRIDEIDDVYLFDVDDLQQVADGNRSQRERESLQAAHLLDEEAARFFNWLKSLESVPLIRAIQQQSDAARREELAKAARHLKGLDEAQMQAVERFSIALTKRLLHPTLSALKHLPEDIEGDMLMGAARTLFDLHPVREESQGGDGRTRAAAGGRIAPAHPREGDERATPR, from the coding sequence AGGCGCTGCTGCTCTCCACCTGCAACCGGGTGGAGATGACCCTGGTCACCCACAATCCCGAGGCGGCCATCGCCATCGCCCACCGCTGGTTCGCCGACCGGGCCGGAGTCTCCCTGGCCGCCATCCAGCCCCACCTCTACTCCTACACCACCGAGCAGGCGGTGCGCCATATCTTCCGCGTCGCCGCCGGGCTCGATTCGCTGGTGCTGGGCGAGCCGCAGATCCTGGGGCAGGTGAAGGCGGCCTACGACCAGGCGCTCAACGCCAAAACCGCCGGCCACATCCTCCACCGCCTCTACCAATCCACCTTCGCCGCCGCCAAACGGGCGCGCAGCGAAACGGCGATCGGGCGTCAGTCGGTCAACGTCGCCGCCTGCGCCGTCGAGCTGGCCCGGCAGATCTTCGGCGACCTGGAGAACAAGACGGTGATGCTGCTCGGCGCCGGCGAGATGGCCGAGCTGGCCGCCCGCCACCTCTACAGCCACGGCTGCAAGCACATCCTCGTCGCCAACCGGACGCTGGCCCGCGCCGAGGCGCTCGCCGCCGGGTTCGCCGGCCACGCCTTGACGCTCGATCAGCTGGGGGATTTCCTCGACGCCGCCGACATCGTCATCTCCAGCACCAGCGCCTCCACCTACGTGCTGATGCCCCACATGATCGAGGCCGCCCTCGACAAGCGGCACGGCCGGCCGATGCTGCTGCTCGACATCGCCGTGCCGCGCGACATCGATCCGCGCATCGACGAGATCGACGACGTCTACCTCTTCGACGTCGACGACCTGCAGCAGGTGGCCGACGGCAACCGGTCACAGCGCGAACGGGAGTCGCTGCAGGCCGCCCATCTGCTGGACGAGGAGGCGGCTCGCTTCTTCAACTGGCTGAAGTCGCTGGAGTCGGTGCCGCTGATCCGCGCCATCCAGCAGCAGAGCGACGCCGCGCGCCGCGAGGAGCTGGCCAAGGCCGCCCGCCACCTGAAAGGGCTCGACGAGGCGCAGATGCAGGCGGTGGAGCGCTTCAGCATCGCGCTGACCAAGCGGCTGCTCCACCCCACGCTGAGCGCGCTCAAGCACCTGCCCGAGGACATCGAGGGGGACATGCTGATGGGGGCGGCCCGCACCCTCTTCGACCTTCACCCCGTCCGGGAGGAGTCGCAGGGTGGAGACGGGCGAACCAGAGCCGCCGCCGGGGGACGAATCGCCCCTGCACACCCACGGGAGGGGGATGAACGCGCAACACCTCGATGA